A window of Thermoanaerobaculia bacterium genomic DNA:
GACGCACCCCCGACGAACCCGGAATTGGACCGCCGCCACTGCGAGGTGAGATTCTCGTTCGGTCATGCGCACGGAATCGACCGGGCCCGGAGCCTTTCGAATCGAGTTCGACAGCCCCGGCGAGCTCGCCGCCGTCGAGCGCGCGAGCCTCGCCGTCGGTGGGCTGCTGCTGCCCAGCTCCGAGGCGCTGCCCTCCGACACGCGGCTCGCGCTGACGCTGCGCGTCGCCGGAGGCCCCGAAGTCGCCGTCGCCGCCCGGGTGGTCGCGGCGCTCCCGGGGGCGCTCGCGCTCGAGCTCGAAGGGACCCCGGCGGAGATCGTCGGCAAGCTGCTCGCACCTCCGGTATCGGCAGCCGCGGCAGCCGCGCCGGAATCCTCGGAGTCGTCCGAAGCGGCGGCGGAGGCACCGGCCGCCTCCGGGTCGCTCTGGGAGCAGCTGCGCCGGATGACGCCGCCACAGCGGATGCTCCTCGCACCCAAGGCGGATCGTCTCGCCCGCGCCCTGCTCGTCCAGGACAGCGATCCGCAGGTGCTCTTCGCCCTGCTCAAGAACCCGCGGCTGTCGCTCGACGAAGTGCTGCGTGTCGCGAAGTCGTCGTTCCTCTCGTTTCAGGCGGCGGAGCTCATCCTCAAGACGAATCCCTGGTTCGCCAACCTCGACGTCCGCGTCGCGCTGATCCGCAACCCGAAGCTCCCGACCCCCTTCGCCCTGCGCATCCTGCCGACACTGCCGGACAACGAAGTGCGCGCCATCGCCAAAGGCGCCGCCACCAGCATGCCCCTGAAACAGGCCGCCCTGAAACGCATCGTCGGCTCCTGAACCCGAATTGGGGACAGTCCCCAATTTGCCCCCTGCGGCCAAGCCCAGACCGACGGACGCCGACATCGACGAAGCGATGAACGGGCACATCTGCCGTTGCGGCACCTACGCCCGCATCCGCGCGGCCATTCATGCCGCGGCGCAAGCCGTGCCGGAGAAGCGGTCATGAACAACCTCGACCGCCGCCGCTTCCTGCAGCTTGCCGGTGCCGGCGGACTGGTGATCGCCATCGGCCCCGGCGGCATCCGCCGGCTCGACGCCGCCACCTCTGATACCGCGCCCTGGGATGCCGTCGCCTACGTGACGCTCCACCCCGAAGGCACGGTGGCGATCGTCTGCCATCGCTCCGAGATGGGGCAGGGGATCCGCACCACCATGCCGCCACCGGCATCCGCGTGCGCGAGCTGCCGGTGGGAAAGCAACTCGCAGGCTGGCAAGACCGCAAAGCCTGACGCCGGCGGAGGCCGGCCGGCTGATGGACGAGGTCCTCTTGCCGCTCTTGGCGCGGCGGACCGAGCGCAGCCTTCTACTGTCGAGGCCTCGAGGCCCAGGAGCGCTCCAGCCTCTCGTTCTGCGACGCCCTGATCGTCGCCGCCGCCCTCGAAGCCGGCTGCACCCGCTTGCTGAGCGAAGACCTCCAGGACGGCCAGCGGATCGAACGCCTGACGATCGAGAATCCGTTCAAGAGCTGAAGATCGATCGGCGCGGCCACAGTCCGCAAGTCGACGGATCCCGGCGCCCGTTTTCCGTCACGGGCAGCAGATGCCGCCCACCTCACGGCACCGAGTCGCTCCAATCGTCGGCATCCCCGCTCTCGAAACCGTCCAGGAACGACGCGAATCCGAAGTGCGAGCGGATCTCGCCGCCGCCGAAGTTCGTCGTATGCACGCAGGTATAGGCCCGCCCCGCCGCGAAGCCGGCGAGTAGCGCCGCCTTGGCCGAGGCTGCGGTCCCGCCGTTCGCGGTGACGAAAGCTGCAAAGTAGGTCGCAGTACTGCCCAGGTCGAAGGTGTTGGCATAGGCCCCCGAGGTGACTCCGAGGGGAAAGGTCAAGTAGTTCACCGCAACCCCGACGTTCGACGGCGGTGTCGCGCAGCAGTGGATGTGCGCCGCGGTGCTGTTTCCGGTGAGCCCCGAGAACGAAAAGTCGACGACGAGCTGGTCTTCGTCGATCGTCAGCTCGGTCGCCCCGGTCGCCGTCGAAGCCGTCGGCGGATTGGCCGACGCCCCATCGAGCGCTCCGTCGAAAATCGCCTGGGCCGCTGCCGGCCCCGCGGCCAGCCCACCTGCAAGGACGAGCGCGGCAACGGCCAGCAGCGGAGCGAAGACGAGATAGCGCAACTCACGCATAGCGAATCTCCCGGGACCGGTCACGAGTTCGCAACGAGTCTACTCGCAAGAAAATAGAGCGACGCAGGAAAATGGATCCCCGGCTGCCAGCCGGTTCTCCCGCGACGCTCGTCGGGGCGGTGGGTACGCCCCGGCACTGCCCTCGATCGGATGCATGCCGTTTTTTCCGCGTGGCGCACCGGTCGACAGGCGGACGGGCTCGAACTAGACTCGCGCCACGAACTCCGGAACGGGCCGGTATCCTCAGGACGCGGCCGTGAAAGGTGGAAGATGACCTTCGTCCCCGGCGACTCCGCGCGCCTCGAGGCGTTCTCCGATGGCGTCTTCGCCTTCGCGGCAACTCTCCTCGTGGTGGCGCTCGAGGTGCCTTCGACGGTGCTCGAGCTCGAGCAGGTTCTGATCGGTTTCGTGCCGTTCACGCTGAGCTTCGGGGCGCTGGTCTTCATCTGGTCGGTGCATCGCGCCTTCTTCCGCCGCTTTCCGCTCGGCGACCGCATGACCGTGGCGCTCAACTCCTGCCTGCTGTTCGTCGTCCTGTTCTACGTCTACCCGCTCAAGTTCCTGGCCCGCGGCCTCGCCACGATGCTCTTCGGCAGTGGGATCGGCGGCGGCGGCGGAGTCGCCTCGTTCGCCGAGCTCGGGAAGCTCTTCGCCTGGTACGGCGGAGGTTTCGCCGCGATCTTTCTCTTCGTCGCCCTGCTCTACGTCCACGGAGCGCGCCGGGCCGAAGGCCTCGGCCTCTCGCCGCGCGAGCGCCGGGAGGCCCGCTTCTGGGCCCGGCACTACGCGATCCTCTGCGCCGTCGGCCTGCTTTCGCTCGCGATGGCGATCACCGGGATCGGCGTCCGGGTCGGCATGCCCGGATGGATCTACGGCCTCCTCGGCCCGCTCTGCGGCGCGCACGGTTTCTGGAGCGCCCGGCGGGCCGCTCGCACCGCAGGCCCCTAGATTCCCCTGCCGCTCTCCGGAGAATTGGGGACAGTCCCCACTTTCCGCAAGCGTCTGAGGAAACGTTACTTAGCAATAGTGGGGACTGTCCCCAATTGCTCAATTTCTGACTCCAGGAAAGTGACTCTGCGCTGGAGTAGGCGTATGTCGAGAGCTGCGGAGAACACCCAATCCCGACCTCGCCGGCGATGGGACAGCGGCTCCCGATTCAGGGGGTCGAGCTGCTCCAGTAAGCGTCGTCCGCGCTCTCGAAATCGTCGGTGAAGACGACGCGACGTACGAAGCGCCGCAGGAGGATGTCGTCGAGGATGGAAGGGCTATCTTCCTGGTCCTCCCACACGACCGCGAATAGCAGGTCGCCGATCGCAGCGTCCGGGAGGATCTGGCGGCCGGCCGCGGCCTCGTGCGCCAGAAACTCGGCGCCGACGACCTTGCCGGACTTCGTCAGCTCGAGCACCGAGATCCCCTGGTCCGGGTCGAGCTCCTCCGAATTCCACGCCAGCACCATGGCGCCGTCGCGCGCCATGTCGAGCTCGAAGTTCTGGTTGCCCTCGCTGCCGCCGGCCACCGCGAGCCGGTCTCCGCCCACCGGCTCGCAGTCCGGAGCGAAGCGGCGCCACTCGATATCCGTCGTTCCGCCTTCGATCCAGGCGACGACGTAGAAGCCCAGCGCGTCGACCGCAACGCGCGGTAGGAGGTTGCGTGACGCGAGCTCTGCGGGGACGATGAACTGCGGACCGAGAGGATCTCCGCTGTCATCGAAGCAGCGGGCGAAGACCTGTTCGTTGGGGGTGGCGTCTCCCTGCCAGGCGATCAGGAAGGAGCCGT
This region includes:
- a CDS encoding twin-arginine translocation signal domain-containing protein, with amino-acid sequence MNNLDRRRFLQLAGAGGLVIAIGPGGIRRLDAATSDTAPWDAVAYVTLHPEGTVAIVCHRSEMGQGIRTTMPPPASACASCRWESNSQAGKTAKPDAGGGRPADGRGPLAALGAADRAQPSTVEASRPRSAPASRSATP
- a CDS encoding CHRD domain-containing protein — translated: MRELRYLVFAPLLAVAALVLAGGLAAGPAAAQAIFDGALDGASANPPTASTATGATELTIDEDQLVVDFSFSGLTGNSTAAHIHCCATPPSNVGVAVNYLTFPLGVTSGAYANTFDLGSTATYFAAFVTANGGTAASAKAALLAGFAAGRAYTCVHTTNFGGGEIRSHFGFASFLDGFESGDADDWSDSVP
- a CDS encoding DUF1211 domain-containing protein, which encodes MTFVPGDSARLEAFSDGVFAFAATLLVVALEVPSTVLELEQVLIGFVPFTLSFGALVFIWSVHRAFFRRFPLGDRMTVALNSCLLFVVLFYVYPLKFLARGLATMLFGSGIGGGGGVASFAELGKLFAWYGGGFAAIFLFVALLYVHGARRAEGLGLSPRERREARFWARHYAILCAVGLLSLAMAITGIGVRVGMPGWIYGLLGPLCGAHGFWSARRAARTAGP